In a single window of the Botrytis cinerea B05.10 chromosome 12, complete sequence genome:
- the Bcgst20 gene encoding Bcgst20, whose translation MTDNTPTFHHLNNSQSQRIFWLLEELSIPYNLQSHTRNPATDPKAPFLAPPSLKAISNYGKAPLLVTGPKDGNRSIPECLAIATYLIRTFDSADTFGLREGDWIRDEMLLSVIMTELGQLTYAMLMLDFNFIANGAGPMGKLLDGPALRKVLGVLEKELKEGPEGGFFMGKNPGRADIMLEFPMTLIKQRGWVDIEKEFPALGEWLTRCYERPAWKRSIEKGNGYDLTTFPQKAHLQAQL comes from the exons ATGACAGACAATACACCCACATTTCACCACCTCAAT AACTCACAATCCCAACGGATCTTCTGGCTTCTAGAAGAACTTTCCATTCCCTACAATCTCCAAAGCCATACCCGCAACCCCGCCACCGATCCCAAGGCTCCTTTCCTCGCACCCCCATCTCTCAAAGCCATCAGCAATTACGGAAAAGCTCCTTTGCTCGTCACCGGTCCCAAAGATGGGAATCGCTCTATCCCCGAATGCCTCGCCATAGCCACTTACCTCATCCGTACTTTCGATTCCGCTGATACCTTTGGTCTCCGTGAGGGCGATTGGATTCGTGATGAAATGCTACTTTCTGTCATCATGACTGAGTTAGGACAATTGACATATGCGATGCTGATGcttgatttcaattttatagCTAATGGAGCTGGACCTATGGGGAAACTACTCGATGGACCTGCTTTAAGGAAAGTATTGGGGGTTTTGGAGAAAGAGTTGAAGGAAGGTCCTGAGGGAGGGTTCTTTATGGGAAAGAATCCTGGAAGAGCGGATATTATGTTGGAGTTTCCTATGACACTCATTAAACAAAGAGGATGGGTGGATATAGAGAAGGAATTTCCGGCTTTGGGTGAATGGTTAACGAGGTGTTATGAGAGACCTGCTTGGAAGAGAAGTATTGAAAAGGGAAATGGGTATGATTTGACTACATTTCCTCAAAAGGCACATTTGCAAGCGCAGTTGTAA
- the Bcmet8 gene encoding Bcmet8: MSIPMGEENFPKVEGGGSLILAWQIKNKRVLVVGGGEVAAGRILNVLNADAKVTVVSPREGLNPEVAYRVQEGQVDFVDRKFEPSDLDNVDMVLTAVDDPEASSQIWKLCKERKIAANIADVPPECDFYFGSVHRDGPLQIMVSTNGKGPRFANIVRRQIASNLPDKIGDGIEKIGKLRQMLRKVAPAPEEGPKRMAWMIKVSDAYSLEDLHAMTEEDMEMLLRFYAPNQVPRFHCLQKMKDKTWDLGCLRPLKGEDETFDGSWGFSVGWG, translated from the exons ATGTCAATACCGATGGGTGAAGAAAATTTTCCAAAAGTTGAGGGTGGCGGATCATTGATACTGGCATGGCAAATCAAGAATAAACGAGTACTAGTAGTTGGAGGCGGAgag GTTGCAGCAGGTCGAATCTTGAACGTTCTAAATGCAGATGCAAAGGTTACCGTCGTATCACCTCGAGAAGGTTTAAACCCAGAAGTCGCATATCGAGTACAAGAGGGACAAGTCGACTTTGTGGATAGAAAGTTCGAACCATCCGATCTCGACAATGTTGATATGGTATTGACTGCGGTCGATGACCCGGAAGCATCTTCACAGATATGGAAGTTGTGtaaagaaaggaaaatagCAGCGAACATTGCAGATGTGCCCCCTGAATGTGACTTCTACTTTGGAAGTGTTCACCGAGATGGACCTTTACAAATTATGGTTAGCACAAATGGGAAAGGTCCACGATTTGCCAATATCGTAAGGAGACAAATTGCTTCGAATCTACCAGACAAAATTGGAGACGGGATAGAGAAGATTGGAAAATTAAGGCAGATGCTCAGGAAAGTTGCACCGGCACCAGAAGAAGGACCAAAGAGGATGGCTTG GATGATCAAAGTTAGCGACGCTTATAGTTTAGAAGACCTACATGCGATGACCGAAGAAGATATGGAGATGCTACTAAGATTTTACGCCCCGAATCAAGTCCCACGATTTCATTGTTTACAGAAGATGAAAGATAAGACGTGGGATTTGGGATGTTTACGACCATTGAAGGGTGAGGATGAAACTTTTGATGGCTCTTGGGGGTTCTCCGTGGGATGGGGTTGA
- the Bcpep7 gene encoding Bcpep7 — translation MSSRKLGGGRILGSGKSLAPPTPPAQQRSSSFITPSESTLSLSSTHSVSPLATSPLPNDSQDLRSRVSLDNGRSSNVTAVASKLLCPICSEEMMTLLQLNRHLDDNHQELPEVEQDEVKNWFDKQVIKAKKFQPLAVINQKLKGLDVFESNDVSTSSTPIPNTLSGNRMSTSEPTRPDPDEVITRTHWQKSGFNDTCTEPICGKRLGAVNGSVNCRKCGRLFCEDHTMYQIKLSRSAQHEPVRGLWCRVCETCFKSREGYNDHNGYLRDHTNDFMAMRRKHVDKAYLEISRLEKRLTKLTQLLANPPEDMASNGALLSLAGQKNPRKILEQSVVTWEEDAKVPKCPFCQQEFGSWSFRRHHCRLCGRVVCSDSRTGCSSEIGLNVTALTDIQSEKHSENISIDIRMCRDCKTTVFSKKDFAAELMEKTPLQRAYENLLQFQKGIRLLLPNFQRLLVALQDPEKPPSHVQLAEAAKVRKRLIDSFGKYDQAGRRIRDLPTTSPTQQKIQKSIYQQSSTFLHLHMLPLKSLPKVLKHATPSSSHSSLRPQNGRSALSNVKFNDTATETSSQVSDVSQISQMEQEEKELREKLIVLEEQKFFVEGMVKDAGKRRKFDEVEALKANLQDVQREIDTVMGCIGQLDFEGVYRREMDAGGSGNGNGVLGLG, via the exons ATGTCCAGCAGAAAGCTGGGAGGTGGGAGGATTTTGGGTAGTGGGAAGTCATTGGCACCTCCTACCCCTCCGGCGCAACAACGAAGTTCGAGTTTCATTACCCCTTCAGAAAGTACTCTTTCTTTAAGTTCGACTCATTCAGTATCCCCTCTAGCGACGTCGCCTTTACCAAACGACAGTCAGGATTTAAGGTCGAGAGTTTCGCTGGATAATGGCCGCTCTTCAAATGTCACCGCCGTGGCCTCGAAGCTCCTATGTCCAATATGTAGCGAAGAAATG ATGACCTTGTTGCAATTAAACCG ACATCTTGACGATAATCACCAAGAACTTCCAGAGGTAGAGCAAGACGAAGTGAAGAATTGGTTCGACAAGCAGGTTATCAAGGCAAAAAAGTTCCAACCGTTGGCAGtcataaatcaaaaactcaagGGACTAGATGTATTCGAATCGAACGATGTGTCAACATCATCGACTCCTATTCCGAATACACTTTCTGGAAATCGCATGTCAACCTCCGAGCCAACAAGACCAGATCCCGACGAAGTAATTACAAGGACGCATTGGCAGAAATCAGGATTCAATGATACATGTACGGAACCAATATGTGGGAAAAGACTTGGTGCTGTCAATGGAAGTGTTAATTGTAGGAAATGCGGTCGTCTATTCTGTGAGGATCACACGatgtatcaaatcaaactctCGAGGTCGGCACAACATGAACCTGTAAGGGGATTATGGTGTAGGGTTTGCGAGACTTGTTTTAAGTCAAGAGAAGGATATAATGATCACAATGGTTATTTGCGAGATCATACAAACGACTTTATGGCAATGCGAAGGAAGCATGTGGATAAAGCTTATTTGGAGATTTCGAGGTTAGAGAAACGACTCACTAAATTGACCCAACTACTTGCAAATCCACCTGAAGACATGGCCAGTAATGGGGCATTATTATCTTTAGCAGGACAAAAGAATCCTCGCAAAATACTTGAACAATCAGTGGTAACTTGGGAAGAAGATGCAAAGGTTCCAAAATGTCCTTTTTGTCAACAAGAATTTGGCTCTTGGTCATTTCGACGGCATCACTGTCGATTATGTGGGCGAGTTGTCTGCTCAGATTCTAGAACTGGATGTTCCTCCgaaattggattgaatgtcACAGCAC TGACTGACATTCAGTCAGAAAAACATTCGGAGAATATTAGTATCGATATACGGATGTGTCGCGATTGTAAAACTACAGTCTTCTCCAAGAAAGATTTCGCTGCTGAACTTATGGAGAAAACACCCTTACAGCGGGCTTATGAAAATCTTCTACAATTCCAGAAGGGTATCCGTCTATTATTACCCAATTTCCAACGCTTATTAGTTGCCCTTCAAGATCCAGAAAAACCACCGTCACATGTTCAACTCGCCGAAGCAGCCAAAGTTCGAAAGAGGTTAATAGATAGTTTCGGAAAATATGATCAAGCCGGCAGACGCATTCGTGACTTGCCAACCACATCACCCACTCaacaaaagattcaaaaatcaatctatcaacaatcttcaactttccttcatcttcatatgCTTCCTCTTAAATCTCTTCCCAAAGTTCTCAAACATGCTACTCCATCTTCAAGTCATTCATCTCTAAGACCTCAAAATGGTCGTTCCGCCCTGTCAAATGTCAAATTCAACGATACAGCCACAGAAACATCATCACAAGTTTCAGATGTTTCTCAAATATCTCAGATggagcaagaagaaaaggaattacGAGAAAAACTAATAGTTTTAGAAGAACAGAAATTTTTTGTCGAAGGAATGGTAAAAGATGcggggaagagaaggaagtttGATGAGGTGGAAGCATTAAAGGCAAATTTGCAAGACGTGCAAAGGGAGATTGATACAGTTATGGGGTGTATTGGTCAATTGGATTTTGAAGGAGTTTACaggagagagatggatgCTGGTGGGAGTGGGAACGGGAATGGGgttttggggttggggtgA
- the Bclat1 gene encoding Bclat1 translates to MFSAVLRKRALQSPSLPYQLARCYASKSFPPHTVVTMPALSPTMTSGNIGSWQKKPGDAIVPGDVLVEIETDKAQMDFEFQEEGVLAAILKQSGEKDVAVGNPIAVMVGEGEDTSAFADFTLADAGGEKSAPAPPKEEASQSSEKSDTQSGTAPPPPTESTPAPEESASSGGRLQPAMDRAINASSAAVKLAIETGVKITGVKGTGIGGQVTEADVKKASSGASSSGAPAAATASYVDTPITSMRKTIANRLTESVNQNPHYFVASTVSVTKLIKLRTALNASGEGKYKLSINDFLIKACAIACKKVPAVNSSWRDGFIRQFSNVDVSVAVATPVGLMTPIVKNVEGLGLESISAQVKDLGKRARDGKLKPDEYQGGTFTISNMGMNSAIDRFTAVINPPQAAILAVGTTQKAAIQGADGGIEWDDQITVTGSFDHKVVDGAVGGEWMKEFKKVVENPLELLL, encoded by the exons ATGTTTTCCGCAGTGTTGAGAAAGCGTGCCcttcaatctccatctctgCCATATCAATTAGCAAGATGTTATGCCTCGAAATCTTTCCCTCCCCATACCGTAGTCACTATGCCAGCGTTATCGCCAACCATGACTTCAGGTAACATTGGATCGTGGCAAAAGAAGCCTGGAGATGCAATTGTTCCTGGTGATGTATTGGTAGAGATTGAGACCGATAAGGCGCAAATGGACTTTGAATTCCAAGAGGAGGGTGTTTTGGCTGCCATCTTGAAGCAATCTGGAGAGAAGGATGTTGCTGTTGGAAAT CCAATTGCTGTTATggttggagaaggagaggataCATCGGCCTTTGCGGATTTCACACTCGCAGATGCTGGAGGAGAGAAATCtgcaccagcaccaccaaaGGAGGAAGCCAGTCAGTCTTCCGAGAAGTCTGATACACAATCTGGAACTGCTCCCCCGCCCCCAACCGAATCGACCCCAGCTCCGGAGGAATCCGCTTCAAGTGGTGGAAGATTACAACCTGCTATGGATAGAGCAATCAATGCTAGCTCCGCAGCTGTTAAATTGGCTATTGAGACCGGTGTCAAGATTACTGGTGTTAAGGGTACTGGAATTGGCGGACAAGTCACTGAGGCTGATGTCAAGAAGGCTTCTTCTGGAGCTTCAAGCAGTGGCGCACCAGCTGCTGCTACTGCCAGTTACGTCGACACTCCTATCACATCTATGCGTAAGACCATCGCCAACCGTCTTACCGAGTCTGTGAACCAAAACCCACACTACTTTGTCGCCTCTACTGTTTCCGTTACCAAGCTGATTAAGCTCCGCACAGCTCTTAACGCTTCCGGAGAAGGGAAATACAAGCTTTCGATCAATGATTTCTTGATCAAGGCATGTGCTATTGCATGCAAGAAAGTCCCAGCTGTTAACTCAAGCTGGAGAGATGGTTTCATCCGCCAATTCAGCAACGTTGACGTCAGC GTTGCCGTTGCCACACCAGTTGGTCTCATGACCCCAATTGTCAAGAATGTCGAAGGACTCGGTCTCGAATCCATTTCAGCACAAGTTAAGGACCTTGGCAAACGTGCCCGTGATGGTAAACTCAAGCCAGATGAATACCAAGGTGGAACTTTCACCATTAGCAACATGGGAATGAACAGCGCTATCGATAGATTCACCGCAGTCATCAACCCACCTCAAGCCGCCATTCTCGCCGTAGGAACCACTCAAAAGGCAGCTATCCAAGGCGCAGATGGAGGAATTGAATGGGATGATCAAATTACCGTTACTGGAAGCTTCGACCACAAGGTTGTTGATGGTGCCGTTGGTGGTGAATGGATGAAGGAGTTCAAGAAGGTTGTTGAGAACCCTTTGGAATTGTTGCTATAG